Proteins from a single region of Sphaerochaeta globosa str. Buddy:
- the asnS gene encoding asparagine--tRNA ligase — MKERISALLKRTPSTEIVTAEGWVRTKRDSKNVCFLEVNDGSCLKGLQVVIDKDTLADQNILSAITTGCSVICKGPIVESAGGDQAVEMASSDITLVGECPVDTYPLQKKRHTIEYLREISHLRARTNMFGAVARVRNTLSYAVHQFFQERGFAYVNTPIISASDAEGAGEQFLVTTLDLHNIPKTEEGKIDYSKDFFGREAFLTVSGQLEGETYAMALKNIYTFGPTFRAENSNTKRHLAEFWMVEPEMAFCELDGNMEVAESFLKYLFKTVLEKCPEDMAFFSKFVEAGMEQTLQHIVETPFAHMTYTEAVKELERHNELFEFPVAWGSDLQSEHEKFLTEVVCKRPVIVTDYPKEIKAFYMRLNADEKTVRGMDVLVPRLGEIIGGSEREANLDTLIARMQQLKLDPKDYWWYLDLRRFGSVPHAGFGLGFERAVQYITGMGNIRDVIPYPRAPKLADF, encoded by the coding sequence ATGAAAGAACGAATTTCAGCATTGCTCAAGAGAACACCATCCACAGAGATCGTCACCGCCGAAGGTTGGGTTAGAACCAAGCGTGACAGCAAGAATGTATGCTTCCTTGAGGTAAATGACGGATCATGCCTGAAGGGACTGCAAGTGGTCATCGACAAGGATACACTTGCCGACCAAAATATCCTTTCTGCCATTACCACCGGATGTTCGGTAATCTGCAAAGGCCCCATCGTAGAGAGTGCCGGCGGCGACCAAGCCGTGGAAATGGCCTCAAGCGACATCACCTTGGTTGGTGAATGCCCGGTTGATACCTATCCTTTGCAGAAAAAGCGACATACCATTGAATATTTGCGCGAAATTTCCCATCTCAGGGCAAGAACCAATATGTTCGGAGCAGTGGCGAGAGTGCGCAACACTCTCAGCTATGCGGTGCATCAGTTCTTCCAGGAACGAGGATTCGCCTATGTAAATACGCCCATCATCAGTGCCAGCGATGCAGAAGGGGCCGGTGAGCAATTTTTGGTAACCACCTTGGACTTGCATAACATCCCCAAGACCGAGGAAGGAAAAATCGACTATTCCAAGGACTTTTTCGGTCGTGAAGCTTTTTTGACGGTAAGTGGACAATTGGAAGGTGAAACCTACGCGATGGCACTGAAGAATATTTACACCTTCGGGCCGACCTTCCGTGCAGAGAATTCCAACACCAAACGTCATCTTGCCGAATTCTGGATGGTTGAACCTGAAATGGCTTTCTGTGAGCTCGACGGCAACATGGAAGTTGCAGAATCCTTTTTGAAGTACCTCTTCAAGACTGTTTTGGAGAAATGCCCTGAGGATATGGCCTTTTTCAGCAAGTTTGTGGAAGCCGGCATGGAGCAGACACTCCAGCACATCGTAGAGACTCCCTTCGCACACATGACCTACACCGAAGCGGTCAAGGAACTGGAAAGGCACAATGAGCTTTTTGAGTTCCCTGTAGCCTGGGGAAGTGACCTGCAGAGTGAACACGAAAAATTCTTGACTGAAGTGGTGTGCAAGCGCCCGGTCATCGTCACCGACTATCCCAAGGAGATCAAGGCCTTCTATATGAGGCTCAACGCCGACGAAAAGACGGTGCGGGGCATGGATGTCCTTGTTCCCCGCCTCGGCGAGATCATCGGAGGCAGTGAGCGTGAAGCAAACCTTGACACCCTGATCGCTCGCATGCAGCAACTCAAGCTCGACCCCAAGGACTATTGGTGGTACCTCGACCTCAGGCGCTTTGGCTCGGTTCCCCATGCAGGATTCGGACTTGGCTTTGAACGGGCGGTTCAGTACATCACCGGTATGGGCAACATCCGAGATGTCATTCCCTACCCCAGAGCTCCCAAGCTCGCTGATTTCTAG
- a CDS encoding YaiI/YqxD family protein — MVKLYIDADSCPKNLRQIVLKAIMRHNLVSFFVADRPLKDIEIAYQEHTSLLRKAAKEAGETDAKVLRSIKSTITMVIVQPGMDSADDWIVEQAVAPAMAITHDIPLASRLVEKGLTVLDDRGKTYTRENMAERLSVRNAMTEFREMGLFAEKHERMGNKQIKAFSDAFDTLLTAMLKQ; from the coding sequence ATGGTGAAGTTGTATATAGATGCCGACTCCTGTCCGAAAAATCTTCGTCAGATCGTGTTGAAAGCGATAATGAGGCACAATCTTGTCTCGTTCTTTGTCGCCGACCGTCCGCTGAAGGATATTGAAATTGCCTATCAGGAACACACCTCCTTGCTGCGAAAAGCGGCCAAGGAGGCAGGGGAAACCGATGCGAAGGTCCTGCGCTCAATAAAAAGCACCATTACCATGGTTATCGTACAGCCGGGAATGGATAGTGCCGACGATTGGATAGTCGAACAAGCCGTTGCCCCGGCTATGGCTATCACCCATGATATCCCGCTTGCCAGCCGCTTGGTGGAAAAAGGCTTGACCGTTCTCGATGACCGCGGCAAGACGTATACGCGTGAGAATATGGCAGAACGCCTTTCGGTGCGTAATGCAATGACAGAGTTTCGGGAAATGGGATTGTTTGCCGAGAAGCATGAGCGTATGGGAAACAAGCAGATCAAGGCCTTCAGCGATGCTTTCGACACTCTGTTGACTGCGATGCTGAAGCAATAA
- a CDS encoding arsenate reductase family protein codes for MIQIIGTKKCKETAKAIRACKERTITFQFVDLAERELSAGEWKSLFSTHTPLSLVDSESAYYSKEGYSYREFDAEQELVEHPQLLKTPILRSKGRVHVGFDLQVLTEWGAQ; via the coding sequence ATGATTCAGATCATCGGCACTAAGAAGTGTAAAGAGACAGCGAAGGCCATACGTGCCTGCAAGGAGCGTACCATTACGTTCCAATTTGTAGACTTGGCAGAACGCGAACTCTCCGCCGGTGAATGGAAGTCGCTTTTTTCTACCCATACTCCGCTCTCACTGGTTGACAGTGAGAGCGCTTACTATAGCAAGGAAGGGTATTCGTATCGAGAATTCGATGCTGAACAGGAATTGGTGGAGCATCCCCAACTGTTGAAAACCCCTATCCTTCGGTCCAAAGGTCGAGTACATGTAGGATTTGATCTGCAGGTTTTGACTGAGTGGGGAGCACAGTAA
- a CDS encoding helix-turn-helix transcriptional regulator: MKRTAVLLYHSVLEREQLLCRLSPISFLELDCKKLEGKECMEYRAPVICFARDLPTALHLKQQVSCPYLLLFCPPSLLGMCSLLEDAHCRAQSLSCSVSTLQQTLLCCTDVREKECVQEQVVALTRREEQVLALMISGQDIQSIALILGIKRSTVVAHKKHMFLKSGVHTTSQLVVWAMLKQVC; the protein is encoded by the coding sequence ATGAAACGAACAGCCGTTCTTCTGTATCACAGCGTATTGGAACGTGAGCAACTGCTCTGTCGCTTGTCACCGATATCCTTTCTTGAGCTCGATTGCAAGAAACTCGAAGGAAAGGAATGCATGGAATACCGCGCACCGGTAATCTGTTTTGCACGCGACCTGCCTACAGCCCTGCACCTTAAGCAGCAGGTGAGCTGTCCATACTTGCTGCTGTTCTGTCCGCCTTCGCTTTTGGGGATGTGCAGCCTGCTGGAGGATGCACATTGCAGGGCGCAAAGTCTTTCGTGCTCCGTTTCAACCCTGCAGCAGACTCTGCTTTGCTGTACCGATGTACGGGAAAAAGAGTGTGTACAGGAACAGGTGGTCGCACTGACCAGACGTGAAGAACAGGTGCTGGCCTTGATGATCAGCGGACAGGACATACAGTCGATTGCTCTGATTCTTGGCATTAAACGTTCTACGGTTGTCGCCCACAAGAAGCATATGTTTTTGAAAAGCGGGGTGCATACCACCAGCCAATTGGTGGTATGGGCCATGCTCAAGCAGGTGTGCTAG
- a CDS encoding AMP-dependent synthetase/ligase, translating into MYKTIPQTFEQIVAQYPAYAVQMSKDKNGVFSSTSYLELSSEVNSLAASLSKRGVKRGDLVGLISDNRSEWLAGDLAILSLGAADVPRGRDAMPYEISFILGVTEARFCFVENAVQLRKLVNLLDKLPLLKHLIVMDQEFDMQMAAEVAKPEDVQILFYRDLVKEGRTLLDDRNVARYIENERKKGTIDEVATIIFTSGTTGDPKGVMLTHKNFAYQLEAVPKLIQKFAPAQRWLSVLPVWHSFERILQYVIISNASTIAYSKPLGSILLADLAVVNPHWMGSVPRIWEAVKAGVFASMKNKSPIAKGLFAFFVQIARLYSHNKDLLLGEVATFQKRNRVLDVLVSFLPTVLLYPLYKLGNKLVFSKVKHKLGKNFIAGVSGGGSLSEGVDLFFASIGIKLLDGYGLTESAPVVAVRPLSHGVKRTITALEGTEVRIVDETGIEVKPGQKGVIQVRGPQVMKGYYKRQDLTDRVLSKDGWLDTGDLGMWTHKGEFAIRGRAKDTIVLSGGENLEPVPIEAKLCESEFIESAVVLGQDQKYLGALIVLNKKRIEEYLTEKQIPYLVDKLSSMKEVKELIEKTVGEIVSSKQGFKSFEHIVKFKLLAKSFEVGKELSAKQELKRFEIQRLYQNEIQELFVS; encoded by the coding sequence ATGTATAAGACCATTCCTCAAACATTTGAGCAAATAGTAGCACAATATCCTGCCTATGCAGTGCAGATGAGTAAGGATAAGAATGGAGTTTTTTCTTCAACATCCTATTTGGAACTATCCAGCGAGGTAAATAGTCTTGCCGCCTCCCTCTCCAAGCGCGGAGTAAAGCGCGGCGATCTCGTTGGTTTGATCAGCGACAACCGAAGCGAGTGGCTTGCCGGTGATTTGGCCATTCTCAGTCTTGGAGCCGCCGATGTCCCCCGCGGCCGCGACGCAATGCCGTACGAGATCAGCTTTATTCTCGGTGTCACCGAAGCTCGTTTCTGCTTTGTGGAGAATGCTGTACAGCTGAGAAAGCTAGTGAATCTGCTGGACAAGCTTCCCCTGCTCAAGCACCTGATAGTCATGGACCAGGAATTCGATATGCAAATGGCTGCAGAGGTAGCGAAACCTGAAGATGTCCAGATTCTGTTCTATCGCGACCTGGTCAAGGAAGGACGCACCCTTCTGGATGATCGAAACGTTGCTCGTTATATCGAGAATGAACGCAAGAAGGGTACCATCGATGAAGTTGCCACCATTATCTTCACCAGCGGTACTACCGGCGACCCCAAGGGTGTTATGCTTACCCATAAGAACTTTGCCTACCAGCTGGAAGCGGTTCCCAAGCTGATCCAGAAATTCGCTCCCGCCCAGAGATGGCTCAGCGTATTGCCCGTCTGGCACTCTTTTGAACGGATTTTACAGTATGTCATCATCAGCAATGCTTCCACCATTGCCTATTCCAAGCCGCTTGGTTCGATTCTCCTTGCCGACCTTGCTGTGGTAAATCCCCACTGGATGGGCTCGGTCCCCAGAATTTGGGAGGCGGTGAAAGCTGGTGTCTTTGCCAGTATGAAGAATAAGAGTCCGATTGCAAAAGGCCTGTTTGCCTTCTTTGTGCAAATTGCCCGGCTCTACAGCCATAACAAGGATTTGCTTTTGGGAGAAGTAGCAACCTTCCAAAAACGCAACAGGGTTTTGGACGTATTGGTCTCTTTCCTGCCCACGGTCTTGTTGTACCCCCTGTATAAACTTGGAAACAAGCTTGTGTTCTCGAAGGTGAAGCATAAGCTTGGAAAGAATTTCATTGCCGGAGTCAGCGGCGGTGGTTCCCTCAGTGAAGGCGTCGACCTTTTCTTCGCCTCGATCGGCATCAAGCTGCTTGACGGGTACGGTCTCACTGAAAGCGCTCCGGTCGTCGCTGTGCGTCCGTTGTCCCATGGGGTGAAGCGTACCATTACTGCATTGGAAGGCACTGAGGTTCGGATCGTTGATGAGACGGGCATTGAAGTGAAGCCCGGACAGAAGGGCGTCATCCAGGTCAGAGGTCCCCAGGTCATGAAGGGCTACTACAAGCGACAGGACCTTACCGACCGCGTACTTTCAAAGGATGGTTGGCTGGATACAGGAGACCTTGGCATGTGGACGCATAAAGGCGAGTTTGCCATCCGTGGTCGGGCCAAGGATACCATCGTGCTCAGTGGTGGTGAGAATCTTGAGCCGGTTCCCATCGAAGCCAAGTTGTGCGAGAGCGAGTTCATCGAAAGTGCCGTGGTGCTCGGCCAGGACCAGAAGTATCTGGGTGCTTTGATCGTACTGAATAAGAAACGCATTGAGGAATACCTCACCGAGAAGCAGATTCCTTACCTTGTCGACAAGCTTTCTTCCATGAAAGAGGTGAAAGAGCTCATTGAGAAGACAGTAGGCGAGATTGTCAGCAGCAAACAAGGTTTCAAGAGTTTTGAGCATATTGTGAAGTTCAAGCTGTTGGCAAAGAGTTTCGAGGTAGGCAAGGAGCTCAGCGCCAAGCAGGAACTCAAGCGTTTTGAGATCCAACGGCTCTATCAAAATGAGATTCAGGAGCTATTTGTCAGTTAA
- a CDS encoding 3-deoxy-7-phosphoheptulonate synthase → MANVDIRIRKVEALATPDELYTQFPVDEATSESIHQTRQTVNDIIQGRDRRLLAIVGPCSLHDPVAAIDYAKKLKVLSSEIEDEMFVVMRTYFEKPRTVAGWKGLILDPKMDGSYDIGGGIALARSLLLEIVKLGLPVGCEVLDPIIPQYIDELMSWSSIGARTTESQIHRNLASGLSVAVGFKNSTSGDLVSAVNAIKSAYQPASFIGMDGKGASAIFRTTGNDCCHLILRGGDQSPNYYEDDVESARILLEKEGLVPAIIVDCSHSNSRKNYERQKRVLRSIIDQVCWGEKSIRGFMLESNLLPGCQKIPSDLSNLKYGVSVTDACIGWDETQRIVLHACELLRKARLEGGSVQPL, encoded by the coding sequence ATGGCAAACGTAGACATCAGGATTCGAAAGGTGGAGGCTCTGGCCACACCGGATGAACTGTACACACAGTTTCCGGTGGATGAGGCAACCAGCGAATCCATTCACCAGACACGGCAGACCGTGAATGATATTATCCAAGGAAGGGACCGGCGATTGTTGGCAATCGTAGGTCCCTGTTCTCTGCATGACCCTGTTGCAGCAATCGATTATGCGAAAAAGCTCAAGGTTCTTTCATCTGAGATCGAGGATGAGATGTTTGTGGTCATGCGTACCTATTTCGAGAAACCTCGGACGGTGGCAGGCTGGAAAGGCCTCATTCTGGATCCAAAAATGGATGGGAGCTACGATATCGGCGGGGGAATCGCACTTGCCAGGTCCTTGTTGCTTGAGATTGTCAAACTCGGCCTTCCCGTCGGTTGTGAGGTGCTCGATCCCATCATTCCCCAGTACATCGATGAATTGATGAGCTGGTCGAGTATCGGGGCGAGGACCACCGAAAGCCAGATACATCGTAACCTTGCCAGTGGATTGAGCGTGGCGGTAGGCTTTAAGAACAGTACAAGCGGAGATTTGGTCAGTGCGGTGAATGCGATCAAGAGTGCCTACCAACCGGCTTCTTTCATCGGTATGGACGGCAAGGGAGCCAGTGCAATCTTCCGTACTACGGGAAACGATTGCTGCCATCTCATTCTTCGCGGGGGGGACCAGAGTCCGAATTACTATGAGGACGATGTTGAGAGTGCCCGCATTCTTTTGGAAAAGGAAGGTCTTGTACCGGCGATCATCGTCGATTGCAGCCACTCCAACTCCCGTAAGAACTATGAACGACAAAAGCGGGTGTTGCGTTCGATTATCGATCAGGTCTGCTGGGGAGAGAAATCCATTCGTGGTTTCATGCTGGAGAGCAATCTTTTACCCGGTTGCCAGAAAATTCCTTCCGACTTGTCAAACCTCAAGTATGGGGTGTCTGTAACCGACGCCTGCATCGGATGGGATGAAACTCAGCGAATAGTATTGCATGCTTGCGAATTG
- a CDS encoding glycoside hydrolase family 2 protein, which yields MYQEIPANNGWSFFPGFEEAFLKPDFDSSSWPQVDLPHSPHLFEIGYKKEGFHQGLSTYRRKFSVQKEEKHLLALRFDGIANSAVFYCNGKQVGSCTGPYLPYTLELGTLEECVLTVVVDATENPQFPPFGGSMDYITFCGIYRLVTLIIKENESLSFVYASSTEADSVHIHGRAVNSESRRVQVRLYDQEVLLAKGETVIEKGSFSLSLGNLSLKRWSLNDPYQYTVEVTLADKQTKVVRFGSRSAEFRSDGFYLNSEKLVLTGLNRHQDYPYVGYAAPPSLQREDAKLLKAIGVNLVRTSHYPQDPSFLSACDELGLLVFEEIPGWQHIGGQEAWRKACLENTQAMIERDCNHPSIILWGVRVNESADDHELYQATNALARNLDPYRQTGGVRNLKHSEFLEDVYTYNDFSYAGKGKGLQKKTNVCPRQVPYLVTEYCGHIYPTKRFDPPMVRSEHALRHYRILDAAHATVGLSGAIGWCMHDYYTHANFGSGDQICYHGVTDLARNLKAAAFVYQSQLDEKPLLCVLSSMEGGDHPNACLDQAVVATNCDAVRLWFNEDEVGLFYPDRRQFPHLAHPPVIIRDFIGDRLKAEAYLTEKQRKALARLLGKVGRQAVQLTLLDTAKLGFFLARHRKKYGDAVRMFNTYVGNWGSKEAVWRFEGLIDGKVVARQVIEQALAPSLQLKCSTNTLSLGLSTYDMAQVQVLITKAGQLLPLSYACIGFSVSVEGPLILASPSVSCTVGGSAVIYVRTKQEAGEATLTVHSALGDTTIHFAVG from the coding sequence ATGTACCAAGAGATTCCCGCCAACAATGGTTGGTCTTTTTTTCCGGGCTTTGAAGAAGCGTTTCTGAAACCTGATTTTGACAGCAGTTCGTGGCCACAGGTAGACCTGCCGCACAGCCCCCACCTGTTTGAGATTGGCTATAAAAAAGAGGGTTTTCATCAGGGTTTATCGACCTACCGACGCAAATTCTCCGTCCAAAAGGAGGAAAAACACCTGCTTGCCCTCCGGTTCGACGGTATCGCAAACAGTGCTGTTTTCTACTGCAATGGCAAGCAGGTTGGCAGTTGCACGGGACCCTACCTGCCGTATACCCTTGAACTCGGAACATTGGAGGAATGTGTTCTTACCGTTGTCGTCGATGCTACGGAAAATCCGCAGTTTCCTCCCTTCGGTGGAAGTATGGATTACATCACCTTTTGCGGCATCTATCGCTTGGTCACCCTGATCATCAAAGAAAACGAGAGCCTGTCCTTCGTGTATGCATCGAGTACCGAAGCTGATAGTGTGCACATTCATGGCAGGGCAGTAAACAGTGAATCTCGCAGAGTGCAGGTTCGCTTGTATGACCAAGAAGTACTCCTTGCCAAAGGAGAGACCGTCATAGAGAAGGGCTCCTTCTCACTTTCACTTGGCAACCTTTCTCTTAAGCGTTGGTCTTTGAACGACCCCTATCAGTACACCGTGGAAGTTACACTTGCCGATAAGCAAACCAAGGTTGTCCGCTTCGGCAGCAGGTCGGCCGAATTCAGAAGCGACGGTTTCTATCTCAACTCAGAAAAGCTTGTACTGACAGGACTCAACCGTCACCAAGATTACCCCTATGTGGGGTATGCAGCACCCCCGAGCCTACAGCGTGAGGATGCGAAGTTGTTGAAGGCTATCGGAGTAAATCTGGTACGAACCAGCCATTATCCGCAAGATCCGAGTTTTCTGAGTGCCTGTGATGAACTGGGCCTGCTGGTTTTCGAGGAAATTCCCGGATGGCAGCACATCGGAGGGCAGGAGGCATGGAGAAAGGCTTGTCTTGAAAACACACAGGCGATGATCGAGCGGGATTGCAATCACCCAAGCATCATCCTGTGGGGTGTGCGGGTCAACGAATCAGCTGACGATCATGAACTCTACCAAGCAACAAACGCTCTTGCGAGAAACCTCGATCCCTATCGTCAGACAGGGGGGGTGCGCAATCTCAAGCACAGTGAATTCCTTGAGGATGTCTATACCTACAACGATTTTTCCTATGCCGGCAAGGGAAAGGGACTTCAGAAGAAAACGAACGTGTGCCCCCGCCAGGTACCGTACCTTGTGACTGAATACTGTGGTCATATCTATCCGACCAAGCGATTCGATCCGCCTATGGTGCGTAGCGAGCATGCCCTCAGGCATTATCGGATCCTTGATGCAGCACACGCTACTGTCGGGCTCTCTGGTGCCATCGGCTGGTGCATGCACGACTATTACACCCATGCAAATTTCGGTAGCGGAGACCAGATCTGCTACCATGGGGTCACCGACCTGGCACGCAACCTGAAGGCTGCGGCCTTTGTCTACCAGAGCCAGCTGGACGAGAAGCCCCTGCTTTGCGTGCTGTCCAGCATGGAAGGGGGAGACCATCCGAATGCCTGCCTCGACCAAGCGGTGGTTGCCACCAACTGTGATGCGGTACGACTTTGGTTCAATGAGGATGAGGTGGGACTTTTCTACCCCGACAGGAGGCAATTCCCCCACCTGGCCCATCCCCCTGTCATTATCAGGGACTTTATCGGCGATCGACTTAAAGCAGAGGCTTATCTTACCGAAAAGCAGAGGAAAGCCCTTGCAAGACTCCTAGGCAAGGTTGGCAGGCAAGCTGTACAGCTGACCCTCCTCGATACTGCCAAATTGGGCTTCTTCCTAGCTCGCCATCGAAAGAAATATGGCGATGCGGTACGCATGTTCAATACGTATGTGGGCAACTGGGGAAGCAAAGAAGCCGTTTGGCGTTTCGAAGGTTTGATCGATGGGAAGGTGGTGGCCCGACAGGTCATTGAGCAAGCCCTTGCTCCTTCTTTACAGCTCAAGTGCTCGACGAACACACTCTCCTTGGGCCTTTCTACCTATGATATGGCCCAAGTCCAGGTGCTGATAACCAAAGCCGGGCAACTGCTGCCCCTCAGTTATGCCTGTATCGGTTTCTCAGTCAGTGTTGAAGGTCCTCTTATTTTAGCTAGTCCCTCGGTCAGTTGCACCGTAGGAGGTAGTGCAGTGATTTACGTGAGAACGAAACAAGAGGCCGGTGAGGCAACGCTGACGGTTCACTCTGCATTGGGTGACACAACAATACATTTTGCAGTAGGCTAG
- a CDS encoding MBL fold metallo-hydrolase — MLQYAVLGSGSSGNSYVFSDGCTSILIDQGYSVVELRRRLDRFGIDLDTVKAVAVTHLHPDHAKGVGTLCRKQGVQTLISTRSIGEQKQLFEKLCIPENQVTPVAPFEMITIGPFCLFCFATSHDSAGSVGWFVTYEDQSLMVLTDTGLTTEEHKMLAKDAKILFLEANYDKQMLQNGPYPLYLKRRIDGSYGHLSNEQALSFLQESGFAGEHIYFIHLSDVNNDPALLEKAAHRCIQTPFTVCHKNQWYGPQREAL, encoded by the coding sequence ATGTTGCAATATGCCGTGCTTGGCAGCGGTTCCAGTGGAAACAGTTATGTGTTTTCCGATGGCTGTACCTCCATTCTCATCGACCAAGGCTACAGTGTTGTTGAGTTGAGACGGCGCCTCGATCGTTTTGGTATAGACCTGGATACGGTGAAAGCGGTAGCTGTCACCCATCTGCATCCCGACCATGCCAAAGGGGTAGGCACCCTGTGTCGAAAACAAGGCGTGCAAACTCTCATCAGCACACGGTCGATAGGCGAACAAAAGCAATTGTTTGAAAAGCTTTGCATTCCTGAAAACCAGGTTACCCCTGTTGCTCCGTTCGAGATGATTACGATAGGTCCCTTTTGCCTGTTTTGTTTTGCTACCAGTCATGATAGTGCAGGATCGGTAGGGTGGTTTGTCACCTATGAGGATCAAAGTCTGATGGTACTCACCGATACCGGTCTTACCACAGAAGAGCACAAGATGCTTGCCAAGGATGCCAAAATTCTCTTTTTGGAAGCAAACTATGACAAGCAGATGTTGCAAAACGGTCCGTATCCCCTTTACCTGAAACGACGTATCGATGGTTCGTATGGCCATCTTTCAAACGAGCAAGCCCTATCTTTTTTACAAGAAAGTGGTTTCGCCGGCGAGCATATCTATTTCATTCATTTATCAGATGTGAACAATGATCCCGCCCTCTTGGAGAAAGCAGCACACCGGTGTATCCAAACACCATTTACGGTGTGCCATAAGAACCAATGGTATGGTCCACAACGGGAGGCGCTATGA
- a CDS encoding AMP-binding protein, with the protein MKKSKKNKEKRQVWSYRKIRKLKREDGLTMKAVTSYTMESVVECTVSRNAKHIALRTYGEDEGEVTYAQLKTMKDAIGVFLLEHGYVRGDRIAIMGESCPTWLIAYFGITSIGCTAVPVLPDFSAKEACQILAHSKAKGIVVNAKNFEKVIPFVKDNPSLLVRMEDLFHIPDPISSQLTDRQQFAAAPGRDIRRRKLDKKAEELRLSSLAREEDLASLIYTSGTTGNSKGVMLTHKNLVWNADISTDVYVNLKPGDKVLSILPISHVYEFTTGQILELMRGCEIVYLGKAPAPSILLPALKEVRPRIVMTVPLLMEKVYRSSVVPVLRDNKNLQKWLKHAVVRRFICRVIGRKLKMTFGGRLKFFGIGGAPLDREVEQFLSDAKFPYAIGYGLTETAPLIAGGQPKKHYVGAIGKLVEHVEVKLENPDPATGVGEILVKGPNVMQGYYDNDALNAEVFTSDGYFRTGDLGHLDKHGRLSIKGRTKTMILGSGGENIYPELIEAVINNQSYVTESLVVPENGGLIALVKIDFDMFAQKMAINVNDAKTEALKYVAKLREDVNKELSAFSRISAVELQEEPFQRTPTQKIKRFLYSRIKDDGSKEKPQT; encoded by the coding sequence ATGAAGAAAAGCAAGAAAAACAAGGAAAAACGTCAAGTATGGTCGTATCGCAAGATTCGTAAGCTCAAGCGCGAGGACGGCCTGACGATGAAGGCAGTCACCAGCTACACGATGGAATCGGTGGTTGAGTGTACCGTTAGCAGGAATGCCAAGCACATTGCCCTGCGTACCTATGGTGAGGATGAGGGCGAGGTAACCTATGCCCAGCTGAAAACCATGAAAGATGCCATCGGTGTCTTTCTTTTGGAGCATGGATATGTTCGAGGCGATCGTATCGCCATCATGGGCGAAAGCTGTCCCACCTGGCTTATTGCCTACTTCGGCATAACCAGCATCGGATGTACGGCAGTGCCCGTTCTCCCCGATTTCTCCGCGAAGGAAGCCTGCCAGATTCTGGCGCACTCCAAGGCGAAAGGCATTGTTGTCAATGCAAAGAACTTTGAGAAGGTAATTCCGTTTGTGAAGGATAATCCCTCCCTTTTAGTTCGAATGGAAGACCTCTTCCACATCCCCGATCCCATCAGCAGCCAACTGACCGACCGCCAACAGTTTGCGGCGGCTCCCGGTCGCGATATCCGCAGGCGCAAGCTGGACAAGAAGGCGGAAGAGCTCAGGCTCTCCTCGCTTGCCAGGGAAGAGGATCTTGCATCCTTGATCTATACCAGCGGGACTACGGGAAACAGCAAGGGAGTCATGCTCACCCACAAGAATTTAGTTTGGAATGCGGACATCTCCACCGATGTCTATGTCAACCTCAAGCCCGGTGACAAAGTCCTTTCCATTCTTCCGATCAGCCATGTATATGAGTTCACTACCGGTCAGATTCTGGAACTGATGCGAGGCTGTGAGATCGTCTATCTTGGCAAGGCTCCTGCCCCCTCCATCCTGCTTCCCGCCCTCAAGGAAGTCAGACCCAGAATTGTAATGACTGTTCCCCTGCTCATGGAGAAGGTGTACCGCAGTTCGGTCGTTCCTGTGCTCAGGGACAACAAGAATCTGCAGAAATGGCTTAAGCATGCCGTTGTCAGGCGTTTCATCTGCCGCGTCATCGGCCGCAAGCTCAAGATGACCTTCGGTGGAAGACTGAAGTTCTTCGGTATCGGCGGAGCTCCGCTGGACCGTGAGGTGGAACAATTTCTCAGCGATGCAAAGTTCCCGTATGCCATCGGCTACGGTTTGACTGAAACAGCTCCCCTGATTGCCGGAGGCCAACCGAAGAAGCACTATGTGGGTGCCATTGGAAAATTGGTGGAGCACGTGGAAGTCAAGCTTGAAAATCCCGATCCCGCAACCGGGGTGGGCGAAATTCTGGTCAAGGGACCCAATGTCATGCAGGGCTACTACGATAATGATGCACTCAACGCAGAGGTCTTTACCAGCGATGGGTACTTCAGGACCGGAGACTTGGGACACTTGGACAAGCATGGAAGGCTGTCCATCAAGGGTAGGACCAAGACCATGATCCTGGGCAGCGGCGGTGAGAATATTTATCCGGAGCTGATCGAGGCAGTCATCAATAATCAGAGTTATGTCACCGAATCCTTGGTGGTTCCTGAGAACGGAGGCCTGATCGCCCTGGTTAAGATTGACTTTGACATGTTCGCCCAAAAAATGGCAATCAATGTCAACGATGCCAAAACCGAGGCTCTCAAGTATGTGGCAAAGCTGCGTGAGGATGTGAACAAGGAGCTCAGTGCCTTCAGTAGGATCAGCGCCGTTGAGTTGCAGGAAGAACCGTTCCAGCGTACGCCAACCCAGAAAATCAAGCGATTCCTCTATTCCAGAATCAAAGATGATGGGTCAAAGGAGAAACCACAGACTTGA